A window from Verrucomicrobiia bacterium encodes these proteins:
- a CDS encoding CBS domain-containing protein → MGNPNLKIQDIMEPSLVVVQENATIKELMALIHKHGISDFPVVDDTAVLKGMIHEKSLLQILYPDSRSRPQNLSDPEFLKEVTARYDHMRVSDIMLRDMVILNAEDTVMKAAASILLQATPKLPVFKSGHLIGVVSQVRVIAEVLEESVDQAKTAEIMAGASKGYYSVKATAKLDDNKEKRFFRRVDLEMPIAYRLPQSEGSGKLATSINISGGGLLVLTHEKLPAEARVDVAFDIYKNGEPLKIQSRVVRCVPAAEPGTFQVGLLFLDLDNDARLKLIHHLDKVCPEQLES, encoded by the coding sequence ATGGGCAATCCGAACCTGAAAATTCAGGACATCATGGAGCCGAGCCTGGTCGTCGTGCAGGAAAACGCGACCATCAAAGAGCTCATGGCGCTCATCCACAAGCACGGCATCAGCGATTTTCCCGTCGTGGACGATACCGCGGTCCTGAAAGGCATGATCCACGAAAAAAGCCTGCTGCAGATCCTCTACCCCGACAGCCGCAGCCGGCCGCAGAATCTTTCCGATCCCGAATTCCTGAAGGAAGTGACCGCGCGCTACGACCACATGCGCGTCAGCGACATCATGCTGCGCGACATGGTCATCCTGAACGCGGAAGACACGGTCATGAAGGCCGCGGCGTCCATCCTGCTGCAGGCCACACCAAAGCTGCCGGTCTTCAAAAGCGGCCATTTGATCGGCGTGGTGAGCCAGGTGCGGGTGATCGCCGAAGTGCTCGAAGAATCCGTGGATCAGGCCAAGACCGCGGAGATCATGGCCGGGGCGTCGAAGGGTTATTACTCCGTGAAAGCGACGGCCAAGCTGGACGACAACAAGGAAAAGCGCTTTTTCCGGCGCGTGGACCTGGAAATGCCGATCGCCTACCGGCTGCCGCAGTCCGAAGGCTCGGGAAAGCTGGCGACCTCGATCAACATCTCGGGCGGCGGGCTGCTTGTCCTGACGCATGAAAAGCTGCCGGCGGAAGCGCGGGTGGACGTGGCCTTCGACATTTACAAAAATGGAGAGCCGCTCAAGATCCAGAGCCGTGTCGTGCGCTGCGTGCCCGCGGCCGAACCCGGCACGTTCCAGGTGGGACTTCTCTTCCTCGATCTCGACAACGACGCGCGCCTGAAGCTGATCCACCATCTCGACAAGGTTTGTCCGGAACAGCTTGAGTCTTAA